In a genomic window of Phragmites australis chromosome 14, lpPhrAust1.1, whole genome shotgun sequence:
- the LOC133891488 gene encoding protein VACUOLELESS GAMETOPHYTES-like, protein MAPATARSFFHPQHLVVSYNYDGSSTYDCAACKRIVTGTGYRCDECDFNIHEACFSLPRSISFDQHPEHKLTLIRLTASRCCDVCKGPSHDGSYLYRCVPCSFDVHPRCMPPLDDGAQPQQQQPPPQGQERNVVSSLFKWGVNVGIVGFRVVDDVVTGGSLSPVLDAIQMAADAL, encoded by the coding sequence atggcccCTGCTACTGCTCGCAGCTTCTTCCACCCACAGCACTTGGTTGTAAGCTACAATTACGATGGGTCGTCGACCTACGACTGCGCCGCGTGCAAGCGCATAGTCACCGGCACCGGCTACCGCTGCGACGAGTGCGACTTCAACATCCACGAGGCGTGCTTCAGCCTCCCGCGGTCCATCTCCTTCGACCAGCACCCCGAGCACAAGCTCACTCTCATCCGCCTGACCGCCAGCCGCTGCTGCGACGTCTGCAAGGGCCCCTCCCACGACGGGAGCTACCTTTACCGCTGCGTGCCGTGCAGCTTCGACGTACACCCGCGGTGCATGCCGCCGCTGGATGATGGGGCTCAgccccagcagcagcaaccgCCGCCGCAGGGTCAGGAACGGAATGTGGTCTCAAGCCTTTTCAAGTGGGGCGTCAACGTCGGCATCGTTGGCTTCAGAGTGGTGGACGATGTGGTGACCGGTGGGTCCCTGTCGCCGGTCCTCGACGCCATACAAATGGCGGCTGATGCTCTCTAG
- the LOC133891725 gene encoding uncharacterized protein LOC133891725 — MAFRGRGRGGRGRGGGFGFGFEHPAKHAPHEDFPDITLPEMTCTKASNEEKALLQSTLKFEEFWRHSCYHLEEDAPKKKNEDKEIERFSDRKRKTQLKREALASYLKLTPANFPAELLQGSRRGQQSNKKLRWDRDSDEKALEVFEKLEQTHKDGDKKAEKEGDDEDEQEEEEAEEDENSDDDYNQNIEFDDDDDDWNQEEETHEDCYD, encoded by the exons ATGGCCTTCCGGGGGCGCGGAAGAGGGGGCCGGGGGAGGGGAGGCGGATTCGGGTTCGGGTTCGAGCACCCAGCCAAGCACGCGCCCCACGAGGACTTCCCG GACATCACCCTGCCGGAGATGACGTGCACCAAGGCGAGCAACGAGGAGAAGGCACTGTTGCAGTCCACCTTGAAATTCGAGGAGTTCTGGAGGCACTCTTGTTACCACCTCGAGGAGGATGCTCCCAAGAAAA AGAATGAAGATAAAGAGATTGAGAGATTTTCTGATAGGAAACGTAAGACACAATTGAAGCGTGAAGCTCTCGCATCATATCTCAAACTTACCCCGGCAAATTTCCCTGCAGAACTGTTACAAG GTTCTAGACGAGGGCAACAAAGCAACAAGAAACTTCGGTGGGATAGAGACTCAG ATGAGAAGGCACTTGAAGTCTTTGAGAAGCTGGAACAGACCCACAAG GACGGTGACAAGAAAGCAGAAAAggaaggtgatgatgaggatgaacaggaagaggaagaagcagaAGAGGACGAAAATTCAGATGATGATTATAATCAG AATATTGAgtttgatgacgatgatgatgactggAACCAAGAGGAAGAAACAC ATGAAGACTGCTATGATTAA